A stretch of the Flavobacterium sp. 5 genome encodes the following:
- a CDS encoding SCO family protein: MKSFFYKYRIYISVVSIFSIITLYLFYSALKPNKTLPVFNPADVNPELVDSTVQYISKYHTIADFSFTNQNGKTITQKDYEGKVYVADFFFTTCGSICPKMTTNLVDVQKAIKNNPKVKLLSLTVFPETDSVPVLKAYAKKYGVIDAKWNLVTGDKKEIYTMARKSYLAVKMGKPEELFDMVHTENFVLVDQKKRVRGFYDGTKKEEIQRLIEDINWLCENEKNE; this comes from the coding sequence ATGAAATCATTTTTTTACAAATACAGAATATATATAAGTGTGGTTTCTATTTTTTCTATTATAACATTGTATCTGTTTTATTCGGCGTTAAAGCCTAATAAAACATTACCTGTTTTTAATCCTGCCGATGTAAACCCTGAATTAGTAGACAGTACCGTACAATATATTAGCAAATACCATACAATTGCCGATTTTTCATTTACTAATCAAAATGGAAAAACCATTACTCAAAAAGATTATGAAGGAAAGGTATACGTAGCCGACTTTTTCTTTACAACCTGTGGTTCTATTTGTCCTAAAATGACCACCAACTTGGTTGATGTACAAAAAGCAATCAAAAACAATCCAAAAGTCAAATTACTTTCTCTAACCGTTTTTCCAGAAACAGATAGTGTACCTGTATTAAAAGCATATGCTAAAAAATATGGTGTTATTGATGCTAAATGGAATCTGGTTACTGGTGATAAAAAAGAAATTTATACAATGGCCAGAAAATCTTATTTGGCCGTAAAAATGGGAAAACCTGAAGAATTATTTGATATGGTCCATACTGAAAACTTTGTTTTAGTAGACCAGAAAAAAAGAGTCCGAGGTTTTTATGATGGTACCAAAAAAGAAGAAATTCAGCGATTAATTGAAGATATTAATTGGCTTTGTGAGAATGAAAAAAATGAGTAA
- a CDS encoding DMT family transporter, protein MTSRIKTAIKTKVNFIGLPILALCWVSFFWGTTWLASKEGVKHMPAFQLAGIRQFIAGSLYLSFFLFKKTPWPKGKQWKSILILSLLNFVLSNGLSTWGVKYISSGLGAIIGAMVPVWIVFISIFKGEKITRLALIGILICFGGVCVIFYEHLRDFLQPDFQFGILLSITATITWAFGTLYTKKKAASFNPYFSLGLQMFISSISIFAFIGATGTSIPLSEIPVNSWWSIAYLVIFGSILTFIAFIYALQKLPTELSSVYAYINPIVAVILGSLIFGEPLTSAIIFGGSVTLIGLYLINFAMRKKH, encoded by the coding sequence TTGACATCAAGAATAAAAACTGCAATTAAGACAAAAGTCAATTTTATAGGATTGCCTATTTTGGCTTTGTGTTGGGTGAGCTTTTTTTGGGGCACTACTTGGCTAGCCTCCAAAGAAGGCGTCAAACACATGCCCGCGTTTCAACTTGCTGGAATTAGACAATTTATTGCAGGCTCTCTTTATTTGAGTTTTTTCTTGTTTAAGAAAACGCCTTGGCCAAAAGGAAAACAATGGAAAAGCATATTAATCCTTAGTTTACTAAACTTTGTGTTAAGTAATGGACTTAGTACTTGGGGTGTCAAATACATTAGTAGTGGACTTGGAGCTATTATTGGTGCAATGGTTCCTGTATGGATTGTATTTATCAGTATTTTTAAAGGTGAAAAAATTACCAGACTAGCTCTTATAGGTATATTAATTTGCTTTGGTGGTGTTTGTGTTATCTTTTACGAACACTTACGTGACTTTTTGCAACCCGATTTTCAATTCGGCATACTGCTTTCGATAACGGCAACAATTACATGGGCTTTTGGGACTTTATATACCAAGAAAAAAGCAGCTAGTTTCAATCCGTATTTTAGCTTAGGATTACAGATGTTTATTTCCAGCATTTCTATTTTTGCTTTTATCGGAGCAACGGGAACAAGTATCCCTCTTTCAGAAATCCCTGTAAATTCATGGTGGTCTATAGCATATTTGGTCATTTTTGGTTCGATCTTAACCTTCATTGCGTTTATATATGCATTACAAAAACTTCCAACCGAGTTAAGCAGCGTTTATGCATATATTAATCCAATAGTTGCGGTAATTTTAGGCTCTTTGATTTTTGGCGAACCATTAACATCAGCAATTATATTTGGTGGAAGCGTTACTTTAATTGGCCTGTATCTTATCAATTTTGCTATGCGAAAAAAGCATTAA
- a CDS encoding M13 family metallopeptidase has product MKKTISKSSFFVISTFFGVAISQAQNAPTQKEPGINVSYMDSKIKPSENFFQFVNGTWLEKTEIPNDKTTWGSFNELVKKTDKDALDILKEASKNPMYKANTDQGKAINLYKSILDTVARNKQGINPIKPYLAKIDKIKNIDDLQKVLIEMESIGGIGFFDVGVGADDKDSNKNTVSLGPGRLGLPDRDYYVSEDNDSKEKRGKYVLHVTKMLQFIGENPKQANESAIKILALETAMSKPRLDRVERRDSRLQYNPTTIADLQKMVPAINWENYFSGIGFPKLGIVNVDQPRYMKALQTILAENKVEDWKEFMKWTLLNNSANYLTTKIDAADFDFYQKTLSGAVKQVPLEERALLAVNRNIGEALGKLYVEKLFPAEAKVKAEKMIKNIIAAYTVRINNLTWMSAETKVKAIEKLNKISIKVGYPDKWKDYSKLVIKSPSDGGSYFENSKNVSLWKHEKSIDELSKPVDKTEWHMSPQTVNAYYNPSYNEIVFPAGILQPPFYNYQADEAVNYGGIGAVIGHEISHGFDDSGARYNADGNLVDWWTAEDLKQFTALGTALANQYSALEPLPGIHVDGKFTLGENIGDLGGVNAAYDGLQLYLKENGRPGLIDGFTPEQRFFISWGTVWRTKMRDEAIKNRVKTDPHSPGMYRGYVPLQNIDAFYDTFSIKAGDAMYVDPAKRVKIW; this is encoded by the coding sequence ATGAAAAAAACAATTAGCAAGAGTAGTTTTTTTGTGATTTCTACATTTTTTGGAGTTGCAATAAGTCAGGCACAAAATGCTCCAACACAAAAGGAGCCAGGAATTAATGTTTCCTATATGGATTCAAAAATTAAGCCATCAGAAAATTTTTTCCAATTTGTTAATGGAACTTGGTTGGAAAAAACCGAAATTCCAAATGACAAAACAACTTGGGGTTCTTTTAACGAACTAGTTAAAAAAACAGATAAAGATGCTTTAGATATTTTGAAAGAAGCTTCTAAAAATCCAATGTATAAAGCAAATACAGATCAAGGAAAAGCAATTAATCTCTACAAATCAATACTTGATACTGTTGCTAGAAATAAGCAGGGTATTAATCCAATAAAACCTTATTTAGCAAAAATTGATAAGATAAAAAATATTGATGATTTGCAAAAAGTATTGATTGAAATGGAATCAATTGGAGGAATTGGTTTCTTTGATGTTGGTGTTGGTGCTGACGATAAAGACAGTAATAAAAACACTGTAAGTCTTGGTCCAGGAAGATTGGGATTGCCGGATAGAGATTATTATGTTTCAGAAGATAATGATTCTAAAGAAAAAAGAGGAAAATATGTTCTACATGTTACCAAAATGCTTCAGTTTATTGGTGAAAACCCAAAGCAAGCAAACGAAAGTGCTATAAAAATTTTAGCTTTGGAAACGGCTATGTCAAAACCTAGACTAGATAGAGTTGAACGTAGAGATTCTAGATTACAATACAATCCAACGACCATTGCTGATTTACAAAAAATGGTACCAGCAATCAATTGGGAAAACTATTTTTCGGGAATTGGGTTTCCAAAATTGGGTATTGTTAATGTAGATCAACCTCGCTACATGAAGGCTTTACAAACTATTTTGGCCGAAAATAAAGTGGAAGACTGGAAAGAATTCATGAAATGGACTCTATTGAATAATTCAGCTAATTATTTAACGACGAAGATAGATGCTGCAGATTTTGATTTTTATCAAAAGACATTATCAGGTGCCGTAAAACAAGTTCCTCTTGAAGAAAGAGCCTTGTTAGCTGTTAATAGAAACATTGGAGAAGCTTTAGGAAAGTTATATGTTGAAAAATTATTTCCCGCTGAAGCGAAAGTGAAAGCTGAGAAAATGATTAAAAATATTATTGCTGCTTATACAGTAAGAATTAATAATTTGACTTGGATGTCTGCTGAAACAAAAGTAAAAGCGATTGAAAAATTAAATAAAATTTCTATTAAAGTTGGATATCCAGACAAATGGAAAGATTATTCGAAGTTAGTTATAAAAAGTCCATCTGATGGAGGTAGTTATTTTGAGAATTCAAAGAATGTTTCACTTTGGAAACATGAAAAATCTATTGATGAATTGTCGAAACCAGTTGATAAAACAGAATGGCATATGTCACCACAAACAGTGAATGCATATTATAACCCATCATACAACGAAATTGTTTTTCCTGCAGGAATTTTACAACCACCATTTTATAATTATCAAGCTGATGAAGCTGTAAATTATGGAGGAATTGGAGCCGTAATTGGACATGAAATATCTCATGGATTTGACGATTCCGGAGCGCGTTATAATGCCGATGGGAATCTTGTAGATTGGTGGACAGCCGAAGATTTAAAACAATTTACTGCATTGGGTACGGCACTTGCTAATCAATACAGCGCACTGGAACCTTTGCCAGGAATACATGTGGATGGTAAATTTACTTTAGGTGAAAATATCGGTGATTTGGGTGGCGTAAATGCTGCTTATGATGGATTGCAATTGTATTTGAAAGAAAACGGAAGACCAGGATTAATTGATGGATTTACACCAGAACAACGTTTCTTTATTTCATGGGGTACTGTTTGGCGCACCAAAATGAGAGATGAAGCAATTAAAAATCGTGTGAAAACAGATCCACACTCTCCTGGAATGTATAGAGGTTATGTACCATTACAAAACATCGATGCGTTTTATGATACATTTTCGATTAAAGCCGGTGATGCAATGTATGTTGATCCTGCAAAAAGAGTTAAGATTTGGTAG